A window from Mycobacterium botniense encodes these proteins:
- a CDS encoding NEW3 domain-containing protein, whose translation MRVISAESTELFTGPPDAPLQLARITYSGCAQPVPVRVDGQGLTGEAVTGTGDGALEIPVVVDDPVVGQRRAARVHACGSTTHFSFTVAEPGWTVFMVSHFHYDPVWWNTQGPYTSGGCEDPPGQARQANGLDLVRAHLEMARREPEYKFVLAEVDYLKPYWDTHPEDRADLRRFIAQGRVEVMGGTYNEPNTNLTSPETTIRNLVHGTAFQRDVLGADPATAWQLDVFGHDPQFPGMAADAGLTSSSWARGPHHQWGPMLGGGDVARMQFCSEFEWVAPSGRGLLTHYMPAHYSAGWWMDSSTSLADAEQATYRLYHDLKKVALTRNVLLPVGTDYTPPNKWVTEIHRDWNARYTWPKFVCALPREFFAAVRDELQTQGRWPSPQTRDMNPVYTGKDVSFIDTKQANRAAENAVLDAERFAVFAAGMTGVEYPQAALAKAWTQLLYGAHHDAITGSESDQVYLDLLTGWRDAWELGRSARDNALALLSSAISGDSEHVVVWNPLAHKRTDVVTARLPDERAVRVVDSEGVEVPVHVEPAGRSVSWLARDVPSLGWRAYRLVAADGAAAWHPLPGAEIANEHYRLSVDPARGGGVCSLLHEGRQLIAAGRLGNELALYEEYAAHPSSGEGPWHLLPRGPVICSSEAPAQVHAYQGPLGQRLVVRGRIGGLLRYTQTLTLWRSLARLDCRTTVDGFTGADQLLRLRWPCPVPGAMPVSEVGDAVIGRGFALLHHRATSQSVDTADYPWTLDNPAYGWFGLSSAARVRVGADVRAVSVAEVVSPTETMSHPLARQLMVALVRAGVTATCSGADKPRYGHLDVDSNLPDTRIALGGPGQNTFTKTVLAQADLLYTVELDRQLGETGRARVWVPPAAPLTAVWVPGADVRHPRALPVLVIASSDDDDLGAAIAAVADDLADAEIVVTQHVPSGLEPFESRTVALLNRGVPSFAVEADGTLHTALMRSCTGWPSGVWTDQPRRSTPDGSGFQLQHWTHGFDYALVAGAGDWRQAEIPARSAEFSHPLLAVPARPRTGRLPPSGSLLHVEPAGTVQLGALKPAGNPLARGSAQPVDPGTVAMRLVQTTGTDTRVAVSSPVGAVRDLRSASLLEQPHRPVWSATLHGYQIATVLARLDVPAVHHGAAITLAPEAEAAQPLYARYWQHNRGPAPLGGLPAVAHLHPQRLAAQPGSNLALRLTAASDCTDRTLRGTVRIVCPTGWPASPAELPVRLRPGEYREAVLAVTVPAGAPPGLYPVRAQLSVLGDEIPRAWHQVVEDVCLVSVGPAADDRVVYLVGGPADVELDAGASARLTVTVGTHACAALALEAHLISPWGTWEWMTPAALGAVLPARGTAELSFELTPPADLEPGTWWALVRAGCAGRLLYSPAAKVTVR comes from the coding sequence ATGCGGGTGATTTCCGCGGAGTCGACCGAGCTTTTCACCGGTCCGCCCGATGCGCCGCTGCAGCTGGCGCGGATCACCTACAGCGGGTGCGCGCAGCCGGTGCCGGTGCGCGTTGACGGGCAGGGCCTGACCGGCGAGGCGGTGACGGGCACCGGTGACGGCGCACTGGAGATTCCGGTGGTGGTCGACGACCCGGTGGTCGGTCAGCGCCGTGCGGCACGGGTCCACGCCTGCGGCAGCACGACGCACTTCAGCTTCACCGTGGCCGAACCGGGCTGGACGGTGTTCATGGTCAGCCATTTCCACTACGACCCGGTGTGGTGGAACACCCAGGGCCCCTACACCAGCGGCGGGTGCGAAGACCCGCCGGGGCAAGCCCGTCAGGCCAACGGCCTCGACCTGGTGCGCGCCCATCTGGAGATGGCCCGCCGCGAACCCGAGTACAAATTCGTGCTGGCCGAGGTGGATTACCTCAAGCCGTACTGGGATACGCATCCCGAGGATCGAGCCGACCTGCGCCGGTTCATCGCGCAGGGTCGCGTCGAGGTGATGGGCGGCACCTACAACGAACCCAACACCAACCTGACCAGCCCGGAGACCACAATTCGAAACTTGGTTCACGGCACCGCGTTTCAGCGTGACGTGCTGGGAGCCGACCCGGCGACCGCCTGGCAGCTCGACGTGTTCGGCCACGACCCGCAGTTTCCCGGCATGGCCGCCGACGCGGGGCTGACGTCGAGTTCGTGGGCGCGCGGGCCGCACCATCAGTGGGGTCCGATGCTGGGGGGCGGCGACGTCGCGCGCATGCAGTTCTGCAGCGAGTTCGAATGGGTCGCCCCCTCGGGGCGCGGTCTGCTCACCCATTACATGCCGGCGCACTACTCGGCCGGCTGGTGGATGGACTCGTCGACCTCGCTGGCCGACGCCGAACAGGCCACCTACCGGCTCTACCACGACCTCAAGAAGGTCGCGCTGACCCGAAACGTGCTGCTGCCGGTAGGAACCGACTACACCCCGCCGAACAAGTGGGTCACCGAAATCCACCGGGACTGGAACGCGCGCTACACGTGGCCGAAGTTCGTGTGCGCGCTGCCGCGCGAATTCTTCGCCGCGGTGCGGGACGAACTGCAGACACAGGGCCGGTGGCCGTCGCCGCAAACCCGCGATATGAACCCGGTCTACACCGGCAAGGACGTGTCGTTCATCGACACCAAACAGGCCAACCGGGCCGCCGAGAACGCCGTGCTGGACGCGGAGCGTTTCGCGGTGTTCGCCGCGGGCATGACCGGGGTCGAGTATCCGCAGGCGGCGTTGGCCAAGGCGTGGACGCAGCTGCTCTACGGTGCGCACCACGACGCCATCACCGGCTCGGAATCCGACCAGGTCTACCTCGACCTGCTCACCGGCTGGCGTGACGCCTGGGAGCTCGGCCGCAGCGCCCGGGACAACGCACTGGCGCTGCTGTCCAGCGCGATCAGCGGCGACTCCGAACACGTTGTGGTGTGGAATCCCTTAGCGCACAAGCGCACTGACGTGGTGACAGCGCGGCTTCCCGATGAGCGTGCGGTGCGGGTCGTCGACTCCGAGGGGGTCGAGGTACCCGTGCATGTCGAGCCCGCCGGCCGATCGGTGAGCTGGCTGGCGCGCGACGTCCCGTCGCTGGGGTGGCGCGCCTACCGGCTGGTCGCCGCCGACGGCGCCGCAGCATGGCACCCGCTGCCCGGAGCCGAGATCGCCAACGAGCATTACCGGCTTTCGGTGGACCCGGCCCGCGGCGGCGGGGTGTGCTCGCTGCTGCACGAGGGCCGCCAGCTGATCGCCGCGGGCCGGCTCGGCAACGAGCTGGCGCTGTACGAGGAATATGCGGCACACCCGAGCTCAGGTGAAGGGCCGTGGCACCTGCTGCCCCGCGGGCCGGTGATTTGCTCATCGGAAGCGCCCGCGCAGGTGCATGCCTACCAGGGCCCGCTCGGGCAGCGGCTGGTGGTCCGCGGCCGGATCGGCGGGCTACTGCGCTATACCCAGACACTGACGCTGTGGCGCTCACTGGCGCGGCTGGATTGCCGGACCACCGTGGACGGGTTCACCGGAGCCGACCAGTTGCTGCGGCTGCGCTGGCCGTGTCCGGTGCCGGGCGCGATGCCCGTCAGCGAGGTGGGTGACGCGGTGATCGGGCGTGGGTTTGCGCTGCTGCACCACCGTGCGACCAGCCAGTCGGTGGACACCGCCGACTACCCGTGGACGCTGGACAACCCCGCCTACGGGTGGTTCGGGCTGTCCTCCGCGGCGCGGGTGCGCGTCGGTGCCGACGTGCGGGCGGTCTCGGTGGCCGAGGTGGTGTCACCCACCGAGACGATGTCGCACCCGCTGGCGCGGCAGCTGATGGTCGCGCTGGTGCGCGCGGGGGTCACCGCCACCTGCAGCGGCGCTGACAAGCCGCGCTACGGCCATCTGGACGTGGACTCCAACTTGCCCGACACCCGGATCGCGCTGGGCGGGCCGGGTCAGAATACGTTCACCAAAACCGTGCTGGCCCAAGCCGACCTGCTCTACACCGTCGAGCTTGACCGCCAGCTGGGCGAGACCGGCCGAGCCAGGGTGTGGGTGCCGCCGGCGGCGCCGCTGACGGCGGTGTGGGTGCCCGGCGCCGACGTGCGCCACCCGCGGGCCCTGCCGGTGCTGGTGATCGCCAGCAGTGACGACGACGATCTGGGGGCGGCCATCGCGGCGGTGGCCGACGACCTGGCCGACGCCGAGATCGTCGTCACCCAGCATGTCCCGTCCGGATTGGAGCCGTTCGAGTCGCGCACCGTGGCCCTGCTCAACCGCGGGGTGCCGAGCTTCGCCGTCGAAGCCGACGGGACCCTGCATACCGCGCTGATGCGCTCCTGCACCGGCTGGCCATCCGGGGTGTGGACCGATCAACCGCGCCGGAGCACGCCCGACGGCTCGGGGTTCCAGCTGCAGCACTGGACCCATGGGTTCGATTACGCGCTGGTCGCCGGCGCAGGGGACTGGCGCCAGGCCGAAATCCCGGCGCGCAGCGCGGAGTTCTCCCATCCGCTGCTGGCCGTGCCGGCGCGACCGCGCACCGGCCGGCTGCCGCCGAGCGGGTCGCTGCTGCACGTCGAACCCGCCGGCACGGTACAGTTGGGCGCCCTCAAGCCCGCCGGCAACCCGTTGGCGCGCGGCAGCGCCCAGCCGGTCGATCCGGGCACGGTGGCGATGCGGTTGGTGCAGACCACCGGCACCGACACGCGGGTCGCCGTGAGCTCGCCAGTCGGCGCGGTGCGCGACCTGCGCAGCGCCAGCCTGCTGGAACAGCCACACCGGCCGGTATGGTCGGCCACACTGCACGGCTACCAGATCGCCACCGTACTGGCACGCCTGGATGTGCCCGCGGTGCACCATGGCGCCGCCATCACCCTGGCGCCCGAGGCGGAGGCGGCGCAACCGCTCTACGCCCGCTACTGGCAGCACAACCGCGGCCCCGCCCCGCTCGGTGGTTTGCCGGCGGTGGCCCACCTGCATCCGCAGCGGCTGGCCGCCCAACCGGGCAGCAACCTGGCGCTGCGGCTCACCGCGGCCAGCGACTGCACCGATCGGACGCTGCGCGGGACGGTCAGAATCGTGTGCCCAACGGGTTGGCCCGCCAGCCCGGCGGAGCTGCCGGTTCGCCTGCGGCCCGGCGAATACCGCGAAGCCGTGCTGGCGGTGACGGTGCCGGCCGGCGCCCCGCCGGGGCTCTATCCGGTGCGGGCACAGCTGAGTGTGCTGGGGGACGAGATCCCGCGCGCCTGGCACCAGGTGGTCGAGGATGTGTGCCTGGTGTCGGTCGGCCCGGCCGCGGACGACCGGGTGGTGTACCTGGTCGGCGGGCCGGCCGATGTCGAACTGGATGCCGGCGCCTCGGCTCGCCTGACCGTCACTGTCGGCACCCACGCGTGCGCTGCCCTGGCGCTGGAAGCGCACCTGATCAGCCCGTGGGGAACCTGGGAATGGATGACGCCGGCCGCGCTCGGAGCGGTGCTGCCCGCCCGCGGCACCGCCGAGCTCAGCTTCGAGCTGACCCCGCCGGCCGACCTGGAACCCGGAACCTGGTGGGCCCTGGTGCGGGCGGGCTGCGCGGGCCGGCTGCTGTACTCACCCGCGGCGAAGGTGACGGTCCGATGA
- a CDS encoding DUF7158 domain-containing protein, which produces MNGPMNGPMNGPMNIATVGSTAVTLDELNQRELRLRQGALAAALPAAGTSEGRQLRRWLTQLIVTERVIAAEASARGLTAEAAPTEHELLPDATARLELGSIAAAALADPLARALFARVTETVDVSADEVADYHARNPLRFAAPAARHPGWRARVSAPPLHLVRPAITDHLRAAARRRAFRVWLDARRAALVRLAPGYEHPGDPRQPDNTHRH; this is translated from the coding sequence ATGAATGGTCCGATGAATGGTCCGATGAATGGTCCGATGAATATCGCCACGGTGGGCAGCACCGCGGTAACGCTCGACGAGCTCAACCAGCGCGAGCTGCGGTTGCGCCAGGGGGCACTGGCGGCCGCGCTGCCCGCGGCGGGCACCAGCGAGGGCCGGCAACTGCGCCGCTGGCTGACTCAGCTGATCGTGACCGAACGGGTGATCGCGGCCGAGGCCAGCGCCCGCGGCCTGACCGCTGAAGCCGCGCCCACCGAGCACGAGCTGTTACCTGATGCCACAGCGCGGCTGGAGCTCGGCAGTATCGCCGCGGCCGCGCTCGCCGACCCGCTGGCGCGGGCGTTGTTCGCCCGGGTCACCGAGACGGTCGACGTCAGCGCCGATGAGGTGGCTGACTACCATGCCCGCAACCCGCTGCGGTTCGCCGCACCGGCCGCCCGTCACCCGGGCTGGCGGGCCCGCGTCAGCGCGCCGCCGCTGCATCTGGTGCGGCCGGCGATCACCGACCACCTGCGCGCCGCCGCGCGGCGCCGCGCCTTCCGGGTGTGGCTGGATGCGCGCCGGGCCGCGCTGGTGCGGCTGGCCCCCGGCTACGAACACCCCGGCGATCCGCGTCAGCCCGATAACACCCACCGCCACTGA
- a CDS encoding ROK family protein: MLTLCLDIGGTKIAAGLVDPDGELIHCARRPTPNNAGAEEVWAVVADMVAAERAVAAGAVGAVGIAAAGPIDRHSGTVDPINIGCWRGFPLRDRVSAAVPGVPVRLGGDGVCMALGEHWRGAGRGARFLLGIVVSTGVGGGLVLDDAGYQGRTGNAGHVGHVVVDPDGQPCACGGRGCVETVAAGPSMVRWARAHGWVGTGARALARAASTGDAVAVQAFDRGATALAAMIVSVAAVCDLDRVVIGGGVAESGRVLFDPLRAALSCRTGLDFIRGLQVAPAELGSNAGLIGAAALVASTT; the protein is encoded by the coding sequence ATGCTGACGCTCTGCCTGGACATAGGCGGCACCAAGATCGCCGCCGGGTTGGTCGATCCCGACGGCGAATTGATCCATTGCGCCCGTCGTCCAACACCGAATAATGCTGGTGCTGAAGAAGTTTGGGCTGTGGTCGCGGATATGGTCGCCGCGGAGCGGGCCGTTGCAGCGGGTGCGGTGGGTGCGGTGGGCATCGCCGCGGCGGGCCCGATCGACCGGCACAGCGGCACCGTCGATCCGATCAACATCGGGTGCTGGCGCGGTTTTCCGCTTCGCGACCGCGTCAGCGCCGCGGTGCCCGGTGTGCCGGTTCGGCTGGGCGGCGACGGTGTGTGTATGGCGCTGGGCGAGCACTGGCGCGGCGCCGGCCGGGGAGCACGTTTTCTGCTGGGCATCGTGGTGTCCACCGGTGTGGGCGGGGGCCTGGTGCTCGACGACGCCGGCTACCAGGGCCGAACCGGCAACGCCGGGCACGTCGGGCACGTGGTGGTCGATCCCGACGGCCAGCCGTGCGCATGCGGTGGCCGCGGCTGTGTGGAAACCGTCGCCGCCGGGCCGTCGATGGTGCGCTGGGCGCGGGCCCACGGCTGGGTGGGAACCGGGGCCCGGGCGCTGGCCCGGGCAGCCTCCACCGGCGATGCGGTGGCCGTGCAGGCATTTGACCGCGGCGCCACCGCGCTCGCGGCGATGATCGTCTCGGTGGCGGCGGTGTGCGACCTGGACCGGGTGGTCATCGGCGGGGGAGTCGCCGAATCCGGCCGGGTGTTATTCGACCCGCTGCGGGCCGCGTTGTCGTGCCGTACCGGCTTGGATTTCATCCGCGGGCTGCAGGTGGCGCCCGCTGAGCTCGGAAGCAATGCCGGGTTGATCGGGGCGGCGGCACTGGTCGCGTCGACCACCTGA
- a CDS encoding cyclopropane mycolic acid synthase family methyltransferase → MAKKLTPHFEDVQAHYDLSDEFFRLFLDPTMTYSCAYFEREDMTLEQAQIAKIDLALGKLGLKPGMTLLDVGCGWGSTMRRAVEKYDVNVIGLTLSKNQAAHVQKLFDRMDSPRSRRVLLQGWEQFREPVDRIVSIGAFEHFGHDRYDDFFTMAYDILPGDGVMLLHTITGLTGKQIVERGLPVSFEMARFIKFIVTEIFPGGRLPSIEKVQEHSGKAGFTLSRIQSLQPHYVRTLEHWAAALESHRSEAIAIQSEEVYQRYMRYLTGCARGFRIGYIDVNQFTLEK, encoded by the coding sequence ATGGCTAAGAAGCTGACCCCCCACTTCGAGGACGTGCAGGCGCACTATGACCTGTCCGACGAGTTCTTCCGGCTGTTTTTAGACCCCACCATGACCTACAGCTGTGCCTATTTCGAGCGTGAGGACATGACGCTGGAGCAAGCGCAGATCGCCAAGATCGATCTGGCGCTGGGCAAATTGGGCCTGAAACCGGGGATGACGCTGCTGGATGTGGGCTGCGGCTGGGGGTCCACCATGCGCCGGGCGGTCGAAAAGTACGACGTCAACGTCATCGGCCTGACCTTGTCCAAGAACCAGGCCGCGCACGTGCAGAAGCTCTTCGACCGAATGGACAGCCCGCGTAGCCGGCGGGTACTGCTACAAGGCTGGGAGCAGTTCCGCGAACCCGTCGACCGCATCGTGTCGATCGGCGCGTTCGAACATTTCGGCCACGACCGCTACGACGACTTTTTCACGATGGCCTACGACATCCTGCCCGGCGACGGGGTGATGCTGCTGCACACCATCACCGGCCTGACCGGTAAGCAGATCGTCGAACGCGGTTTGCCGGTGTCGTTTGAGATGGCCCGCTTCATCAAGTTCATCGTGACCGAGATCTTCCCGGGCGGCCGGTTGCCGTCAATCGAGAAAGTCCAGGAGCACTCGGGCAAGGCCGGGTTCACGCTGTCGCGCATCCAGTCGCTGCAACCGCACTACGTGCGCACCCTGGAGCACTGGGCGGCGGCCCTGGAGTCGCATCGCAGTGAGGCCATCGCGATCCAGTCCGAAGAGGTCTACCAGCGGTATATGAGGTACCTGACCGGTTGCGCTCGGGGTTTCCGGATCGGCTACATCGACGTCAACCAATTCACACTCGAGAAGTAG
- a CDS encoding alpha/beta fold hydrolase, with protein sequence MAGEPGADPPPGPVRSGIARNGAVQLYYEDMGEPDRSAVLLIMGLGAQLLLWPTGFCEKLIGQGLRVIRYDNRDVGLSSKTEYRGRIGPLVPRLIRSWLGLPSPAIYSLEDMAQDAAAVLDHLGIGAAHIVGASMGGMIAQIFAARFPQRTRSLAVIFSSNNRPLLPPPHPRALAAIITGPPPGSPREVIVDNAVRVSKIIGGPRYPKPEAQVRREAAQSYDRSYHPWGITRHFDAVLGSGSLARYDRQITAPTVVIHGRADKLMRPSGGRAIARAIRGARLVLVDGMGHELPEQLWDLVVGELKRNFAEAS encoded by the coding sequence ATGGCCGGTGAGCCCGGCGCGGACCCGCCCCCCGGTCCGGTGCGATCCGGTATCGCGCGCAACGGGGCGGTTCAGCTCTACTACGAGGACATGGGTGAGCCCGACCGCTCGGCGGTGCTGCTGATCATGGGGCTGGGCGCCCAGCTGCTGCTCTGGCCCACCGGTTTCTGCGAGAAGCTGATCGGGCAGGGGCTTCGGGTCATCCGCTACGACAACCGCGACGTCGGCCTGTCCAGCAAGACCGAATATCGGGGCCGGATCGGGCCGCTGGTCCCGCGGCTGATCCGCTCCTGGCTCGGGCTGCCCAGCCCGGCGATCTACAGCCTGGAGGACATGGCGCAGGACGCGGCCGCCGTGCTTGATCATCTCGGCATCGGCGCCGCCCATATCGTCGGCGCGTCCATGGGCGGCATGATCGCCCAGATCTTCGCGGCCCGCTTCCCCCAGCGCACCAGATCGTTGGCGGTGATCTTTTCCAGCAATAATCGGCCATTGCTGCCACCGCCGCATCCGCGTGCGCTGGCGGCGATCATCACGGGCCCGCCCCCGGGTTCGCCGCGAGAGGTGATCGTCGACAACGCGGTGCGCGTCAGCAAGATCATCGGTGGGCCACGGTATCCCAAGCCCGAGGCGCAGGTGCGCCGGGAGGCGGCCCAGAGCTACGACCGCAGCTATCACCCGTGGGGTATCACCCGGCATTTCGACGCCGTCCTGGGCAGCGGCAGCCTGGCCCGCTACGACCGGCAGATCACCGCGCCGACGGTGGTGATCCATGGCCGCGCCGACAAGCTGATGCGCCCCTCCGGCGGGCGGGCGATCGCCCGCGCCATCCGCGGCGCCCGGCTGGTTCTGGTCGACGGTATGGGCCACGAGCTGCCCGAACAGCTGTGGGATCTGGTCGTCGGTGAGCTGAAAAGGAATTTCGCCGAGGCCAGCTGA
- a CDS encoding ABC1 kinase family protein: MSSTKHREVAKLDRVPLPIEAARIAATGWQATRTAARVLTKLPSRGPWQHKVIKELPHAFADLGPTYVKFGQIIASSPGAFGEPLSREFRSLLDAVPPAKPAEVHKLFVEELGAEPSELFAAFEEKPFASASIAQVHYATLHSGEQVVVKIQRPGIRRRVAADLQILKRFAQLVELAKLGRRLSAQDIVADFADNLAEELDFRLEGQSMETWVAHMNASPLGRNIRVPQVYWDYTTGRVLTMERIHGIRIDNAAEIRKAGFDGTELVKALLFSVFEGGLRHGLFHGDLHAGNIYVDADGKIVFFDFGIMGRIDPRTRWLLRELVYALLVKKDHAAAGKIVVLMGAVGTRRPEAQAAKDLEAFATPLTMKTLGDMSYVEIGRQLSALADAYDVKLPRELVLIGKQFLYVERYMKLLAPTWQMMSDPQLTGYFANFMVEVSREYDPDASGVAHGR; this comes from the coding sequence ATGAGTTCCACCAAACACCGCGAGGTAGCCAAGCTGGATCGGGTGCCCCTGCCGATCGAGGCGGCGCGGATCGCGGCGACGGGTTGGCAGGCCACCCGCACCGCGGCCCGCGTCCTCACCAAACTGCCCAGCCGCGGCCCCTGGCAGCACAAGGTGATCAAGGAGCTCCCGCACGCCTTCGCCGACCTGGGGCCCACCTATGTCAAGTTCGGGCAGATCATCGCCTCCAGTCCCGGCGCGTTCGGGGAACCGCTGTCCCGGGAGTTCCGCAGTTTGCTGGACGCGGTGCCGCCCGCCAAACCCGCCGAGGTGCACAAACTCTTCGTCGAGGAACTCGGCGCCGAGCCGTCGGAGCTGTTCGCCGCCTTCGAGGAGAAGCCGTTCGCGTCGGCGTCGATCGCGCAGGTGCACTACGCGACGCTGCACAGCGGCGAGCAGGTGGTCGTCAAAATCCAACGGCCGGGCATCCGGCGCCGGGTGGCCGCCGACTTGCAGATCCTGAAACGATTCGCCCAGCTGGTCGAGCTGGCCAAACTGGGTCGGCGGCTGTCGGCCCAAGACATCGTCGCCGACTTCGCCGACAACCTGGCCGAGGAGCTGGACTTCCGCCTCGAGGGCCAGTCGATGGAAACGTGGGTGGCGCACATGAACGCCTCCCCGCTGGGCCGCAACATCCGGGTGCCCCAGGTCTACTGGGACTACACCACCGGGCGGGTGTTGACCATGGAACGGATCCACGGTATCCGCATCGATAACGCCGCCGAGATCCGCAAAGCCGGCTTCGACGGCACCGAGCTGGTCAAGGCGCTGCTGTTCAGTGTCTTCGAAGGCGGTCTGCGGCACGGCCTGTTCCACGGCGACCTGCACGCCGGCAATATCTACGTCGACGCCGACGGCAAGATCGTGTTCTTCGACTTCGGCATTATGGGCCGCATCGACCCCCGCACCCGCTGGCTGCTGCGCGAGCTGGTGTATGCGCTGCTGGTGAAAAAGGACCACGCAGCCGCCGGCAAGATCGTGGTGCTGATGGGCGCGGTGGGCACCAGGCGGCCCGAGGCGCAGGCCGCCAAGGATCTGGAGGCGTTCGCCACCCCGCTGACCATGAAAACCCTCGGCGACATGTCGTATGTGGAGATCGGCCGGCAGCTTTCGGCGCTGGCGGACGCCTACGACGTCAAGCTGCCCCGCGAGCTGGTGCTCATCGGCAAACAGTTCCTCTATGTCGAGCGGTACATGAAACTGCTGGCACCGACGTGGCAGATGATGTCTGACCCGCAGCTCACCGGCTACTTCGCCAACTTCATGGTCGAGGTCAGCCGCGAGTACGATCCCGACGCCAGCGGTGTGGCCCATGGCCGGTGA